One genomic window of Elaeis guineensis isolate ETL-2024a chromosome 2, EG11, whole genome shotgun sequence includes the following:
- the LOC105059451 gene encoding uncharacterized protein → MEQPPNSTKAKTNSSSSSNNSKPPKAKKISISILVISLPLLYVSLLHISPSTLFKDTTFWFLMSNSIIIIIAADSGVFSSSTETGDLYEEFIKHSRARSASLVAEPPPKTTIIESPKELVLAPSQLDVTADKNIVVRENSVLQLDKPVNKRVVAKERSLPHPEVEVDRSIVVYEKPLHQSMTEKKDHHRLPLRRSVTGRRNQHSFMGSGHSVLPLHRSITETRNHQYLEENEYSKLSDEELNERVEEFIKRFNREIRLQLRNE, encoded by the coding sequence ATGGAACAACCACCAAACTCCACCAAGGCCAAGACCAACTCCAGCTCCAGCTCCAACAACAGCAAGCCCCCCAAGGCAAAGAAGATATCCATCTCCATCTTAGtaatctccctccctctcctctatGTCTCTCTCCTCCACATCTCCCCCTCCACACTCTTCAAAGACACCACCTTCTGGTTCCTCATGTCCAactccatcatcatcatcattgccGCCGACTCCGGTGTGTTCTCCTCATCAACCGAGACCGGCGATCTCTACGAGGAGTTCATCAAACATAGCAGGGCAAGGAGTGCATCCCTTGTTGCAGAGCCACCACCCAAGACTACCATTATAGAGAGCCCAAAAGAACTAGTACTTGCTCCGAGCCAGTTGGATGTAACTGCTGACAAAAACATAGTTGTGAGAGAGAATTCAGTCCTCCAGTTAGATAAACCTGTCAACAAAAGAGTAGTTGCGAAGGAGAGATCACTTCCACACCCAGAAGTAGAAGTTGATAGAAGTATAGTTGTCTATGAGAAGCCACTGCACCAGTCGATGACTGAGAAGAAAGATCATCACCGGTTGCCTCTCCGACGGTCGGTGACAGGGAGGAGAAATCAACATAGTTTTATGGGAAGCGGGCATTCTGTCTTACCACTCCACCGGTCGATTACAGAGACAAGAAATCATCAATATTTGGAGGAAAACGAGTACTCGAAATTGTCCGATGAGGAGCTTAATGAGAGGGTGGAGGAGTTCATCAAGAGATTCAATAGGGAGATTAGGCTTCAGCTGAGGAATGAATAG